In a genomic window of Nocardia fluminea:
- a CDS encoding NAD(P)/FAD-dependent oxidoreductase — protein MYDAIVVGARCAGSPVGMLLARQGHRVLVVDRATFPSDTVSTHYIQQRGLARLAQWGLLDKLIATGVPAIKRMTVSYLDIVIAGFADPIQGIDATYAPRRTELDTILVEGAKEAGAEVRTGYTVSELIIEDGVVVGIRGSVAGGEIAEERARIVIGADGTNSFVANAVGAETYTKVAAECFIYYSYFSGLSQTEFHSRIGDKQQIGIWPTHNDQTLVAVMRKIDTYSDFRADVEANFVKVAREILPEFAEELVTKGKREDRFYPMRYPDNYRRQSHGAGWALVGDAGYHKDPFTGLGISDAFDYAALLAERVHEGLTEQRPMAEALADYQRERDEKSQSGFEFTCTISTLELTPQLLAVFRALENNEEYAKDFFAMVGGGMTGEEFFAPERIAKLLGANV, from the coding sequence ATGTATGACGCGATTGTTGTCGGCGCGCGGTGCGCGGGTTCACCGGTCGGCATGTTGCTGGCGAGGCAGGGGCATCGAGTCCTGGTGGTGGACCGGGCCACCTTTCCCAGCGACACCGTCTCGACGCACTACATTCAGCAGCGTGGGCTGGCGAGGCTGGCCCAGTGGGGCCTGCTCGACAAGCTGATCGCCACCGGTGTGCCGGCGATCAAGCGCATGACGGTGTCCTACCTCGACATCGTCATCGCGGGGTTCGCCGATCCCATCCAGGGCATCGACGCCACCTACGCGCCGCGGCGCACCGAACTCGACACGATCCTGGTCGAGGGCGCGAAGGAAGCAGGCGCCGAAGTTCGCACCGGCTACACCGTCAGCGAGCTGATCATCGAAGACGGCGTGGTCGTCGGTATTCGCGGTTCGGTCGCCGGCGGTGAGATCGCCGAGGAGCGAGCCCGCATCGTGATCGGCGCGGACGGCACCAACTCGTTCGTCGCCAACGCTGTCGGCGCCGAGACCTACACGAAGGTCGCGGCCGAGTGCTTCATCTACTACAGCTACTTCAGCGGCCTGTCGCAGACCGAGTTCCACAGCCGCATCGGCGACAAGCAGCAGATCGGCATCTGGCCGACCCACAACGACCAGACCCTCGTCGCGGTCATGCGCAAGATCGACACCTACTCCGATTTCCGCGCCGACGTCGAGGCCAACTTCGTGAAGGTCGCGCGCGAGATCCTGCCCGAGTTCGCCGAGGAACTGGTCACCAAGGGCAAGCGTGAGGACCGTTTCTACCCGATGCGGTATCCCGACAACTACCGCCGCCAGTCGCACGGCGCGGGCTGGGCCCTGGTCGGGGACGCGGGCTACCACAAGGACCCTTTCACCGGACTCGGGATCTCCGACGCGTTCGACTACGCGGCACTGCTCGCCGAGAGGGTGCACGAGGGGCTGACCGAACAGCGGCCGATGGCCGAGGCGCTCGCCGATTACCAGCGCGAGCGCGACGAGAAATCTCAGTCGGGATTCGAATTCACCTGCACGATCTCCACGCTCGAACTGACTCCGCAATTGCTGGCTGTTTTCCGTGCGCTGGAGAACAACGAAGAATATGCCAAGGACTTCTTCGCGATGGTCGGCGGCGGAATGACCGGCGAGGAATTCTTCGCGCCGGAACGTATCGCGAAATTGCTCGGTGCCAACGTATGA
- a CDS encoding GDSL-type esterase/lipase family protein: protein MPTYELMVLGDSFAEGRGGSVNADGSFAGFVARVEHLLGISGATLNLGSYGATTQDVIDRQLPVALAADAPLVGVIVGGNDLVTDYDPDRFRRNLRQIYAGLARPDRLVFTTNWPNIPDRLPGLPESVRTVLRSRFVRANDYLDDLVHEFDLVRLDLVNAPITADPVMWSPDGMHPSPAGHQLIGTAMADLIDEVRTVRVSQL, encoded by the coding sequence GTGCCAACGTATGAGCTGATGGTGCTCGGCGACAGTTTCGCGGAGGGGCGCGGCGGTTCGGTCAACGCCGACGGCTCCTTCGCGGGATTTGTCGCGCGCGTCGAGCACCTGCTCGGAATCTCCGGCGCGACACTGAACCTCGGTTCCTACGGGGCCACCACGCAGGATGTCATCGACCGGCAGCTGCCGGTCGCCCTCGCCGCCGATGCTCCGCTGGTCGGCGTGATCGTCGGCGGAAACGACCTGGTCACCGACTACGACCCGGATCGCTTCCGCCGCAACCTCCGTCAGATCTATGCCGGGCTGGCGCGTCCCGATCGGCTGGTGTTCACCACGAACTGGCCGAATATCCCGGACCGCCTGCCCGGTCTGCCCGAATCCGTGCGCACGGTGTTGCGCTCGCGATTCGTGCGCGCCAACGACTATCTCGACGACCTCGTCCACGAGTTCGATCTCGTGCGACTCGATTTGGTGAACGCACCCATCACCGCGGACCCGGTCATGTGGTCCCCGGACGGCATGCATCCGAGTCCGGCGGGCCATCAGCTCATCGGCACGGCGATGGCCGACCTCATCGACGAGGTCCGGACTGTGCGAGTTTCGCAACTCTGA
- a CDS encoding PaaI family thioesterase, whose translation MTGAATPDYEQIRKTVDTLVPFVNLVGVRMTELGPGSAVAEIPETPAMSNHLGTVHAGALFLAAEVACAGAFSGVIAPRILHVRTFVLRGTRATFFRPARGRVRASGTVSSPILADVVGRGTEEQFDLTGKALLHDDSGALLAKVDLEYFCWLGAA comes from the coding sequence ATGACCGGTGCCGCGACCCCGGACTACGAACAGATCCGCAAGACCGTCGACACGCTCGTCCCGTTCGTGAATCTGGTGGGCGTGCGCATGACCGAGCTGGGACCCGGCTCGGCGGTAGCCGAGATCCCCGAGACACCGGCGATGAGCAATCACCTGGGTACGGTGCACGCGGGCGCGCTGTTCCTCGCCGCCGAAGTCGCCTGTGCCGGAGCGTTCTCCGGTGTCATCGCCCCGCGCATCCTGCACGTGCGGACCTTCGTGCTGCGCGGCACCAGGGCCACCTTCTTCCGGCCCGCGCGCGGCCGTGTCCGCGCCAGCGGCACGGTGAGCTCCCCGATCCTGGCCGACGTGGTCGGGCGCGGGACCGAGGAGCAGTTCGATCTCACCGGAAAGGCGCTGCTGCACGATGACAGCGGCGCCTTGCTCGCGAAGGTCGACCTCGAGTACTTCTGCTGGCTCGGCGCGGCCTAG
- a CDS encoding AMP-dependent synthetase/ligase, with amino-acid sequence MQDGSAVRGPRVAQEYSVAPLVTMADDDNLANVVFRKAAADPSAVVFSRKTVEGWLDVDYDEFARLVLGLAKGLLANEISVGDRVLILGGTSFEWSAADFAVLSVGAVAVPVYPTSSAEQIQHIVADAGPSACFVETAEQCDLIGAAAGEDLRGRAWLLGSSSPALIEQGEAIADAEATERRLAVRADDVATIVYTSGTTGVPKGCLLTHRNIYSAAANVVELLDTVFRRTPADPASTLLFLPLAHVYGRVVQFGCVLAGVRTGLVATPAQLPAELPIFRPTFLIGVPYVLEKIRKAARQALGRDRYDAAETAAIALGHARRRGQQPPASAVIDGEIGEQWRGMLGGRLEHMVAGGASLEPSTADFFTGIGVEIIGAYGLTEASSTVSMSAPHANRAGAVGRPVPGTTVAIADDGEILVRGPQVFPGYWPDGGHAAENWLATGDLGRLDEDGFLFITGRAKEIIVTSGGKNVAPAPLEDRVRLHALVSNCMLVGEGRPYVTALITVDPVVLARWAAQRGVDVSTGVPTEDARLLAEISAGVEAANRLVSRAESIRRFAVLAEDFSMEKGHLTASLRLRRAAIEADFGPVIATLYPD; translated from the coding sequence GTGCAAGATGGCAGCGCCGTGCGGGGACCGCGGGTCGCGCAGGAATACAGTGTCGCGCCACTGGTCACGATGGCCGATGACGACAACTTGGCCAATGTGGTGTTCCGCAAGGCAGCGGCTGATCCGTCGGCCGTGGTGTTCAGCCGTAAGACGGTCGAGGGCTGGCTCGACGTCGACTACGACGAGTTCGCGCGACTCGTTCTCGGACTCGCGAAAGGCTTGTTGGCCAACGAGATAAGCGTAGGCGATCGGGTGCTGATCCTCGGCGGAACCAGTTTCGAGTGGTCGGCGGCGGATTTCGCCGTGCTGAGCGTCGGCGCGGTCGCGGTGCCGGTGTATCCGACGTCGTCGGCCGAGCAGATCCAGCACATCGTGGCCGATGCAGGCCCCAGCGCGTGTTTCGTGGAGACGGCCGAACAGTGCGACCTGATCGGTGCGGCCGCGGGGGAGGATCTGCGCGGCCGGGCTTGGCTGCTCGGTTCGTCGTCGCCGGCGCTGATCGAGCAGGGCGAAGCGATCGCCGACGCCGAGGCCACCGAGCGTCGGCTGGCGGTACGCGCCGACGATGTGGCGACGATCGTCTACACCAGCGGCACGACGGGCGTCCCCAAGGGCTGCCTGCTCACGCACCGCAACATCTACTCGGCGGCGGCGAACGTGGTCGAACTTCTCGACACCGTATTCCGGCGCACCCCCGCCGATCCCGCGTCGACGCTGCTGTTCCTCCCGCTCGCGCACGTGTACGGGCGGGTCGTGCAGTTCGGCTGCGTGCTGGCGGGGGTCCGCACCGGTCTGGTCGCGACGCCCGCGCAACTGCCCGCCGAACTGCCGATCTTCCGGCCGACGTTCCTGATCGGCGTGCCGTACGTCCTGGAAAAGATCCGTAAGGCAGCACGTCAGGCGCTCGGCAGGGATCGGTACGACGCCGCGGAGACCGCGGCGATCGCCCTCGGCCACGCGCGCAGGCGCGGGCAGCAGCCTCCGGCGAGCGCGGTGATCGACGGGGAGATCGGCGAGCAGTGGCGGGGGATGCTGGGCGGGCGGCTCGAGCACATGGTCGCGGGTGGGGCGTCGCTGGAACCGTCGACGGCGGACTTCTTCACCGGAATCGGTGTGGAGATCATCGGCGCGTACGGCCTGACCGAGGCGTCGTCGACGGTCAGTATGAGTGCGCCGCACGCCAATCGGGCGGGTGCGGTCGGGCGGCCCGTGCCCGGCACGACCGTCGCGATCGCCGACGACGGCGAGATCCTGGTCCGCGGCCCGCAGGTCTTCCCCGGGTACTGGCCCGACGGTGGCCATGCGGCCGAGAACTGGCTGGCCACCGGCGATCTCGGCCGGCTCGACGAGGACGGATTCCTGTTCATCACCGGCCGGGCCAAGGAGATCATCGTCACCAGCGGCGGCAAGAACGTGGCGCCCGCGCCGCTCGAGGACCGGGTTCGCCTGCACGCCTTGGTGAGCAATTGCATGCTCGTCGGCGAAGGGCGACCGTATGTGACCGCCTTGATCACCGTCGATCCGGTGGTGCTGGCTCGCTGGGCCGCGCAGCGGGGAGTGGACGTATCCACCGGGGTCCCGACCGAGGACGCCCGGTTGCTCGCGGAGATCTCCGCCGGGGTCGAGGCGGCGAACCGGCTCGTCTCCCGCGCGGAGTCGATTCGCCGGTTCGCCGTTCTCGCGGAGGACTTCTCGATGGAGAAGGGTCACCTGACGGCGTCGTTGCGGCTGCGTCGCGCGGCGATCGAAGCCGACTTCGGCCCCGTCATCGCCACGCTGTATCCGGACTAG